From Streptomyces durmitorensis, a single genomic window includes:
- a CDS encoding class I SAM-dependent methyltransferase produces MASRTPSRPVGTVTRGTTNPNRLRRMDRWIAAAHGAELRRSTDPVAVDLGYGAAPWTAVELLVRLRTAAPHARVVGVEIDPARVAAAKPYEREGLSFRHGGFEVPLPGRPALIRAANVLRQYDEEQVAAVWERLCGRLAPGGLLVEGTCDEIGRRHVWVALGPEGPRTVTFATRLGSLDRPSDLAERLPKALIHRNVPGEPVHAFLRDFDRAWAAAAPYASYGARQRWIRTVRDLAADWPVADRPARWRQGEVTVRWEALAPRQAGQARQARRAPQAPQG; encoded by the coding sequence ATGGCCTCCCGCACCCCTTCCCGCCCCGTGGGAACGGTGACGCGCGGGACCACCAACCCCAACCGCCTGCGCCGCATGGACCGCTGGATCGCCGCCGCGCACGGCGCCGAGCTGCGCCGCTCCACCGACCCCGTCGCCGTCGACCTCGGCTACGGAGCCGCCCCCTGGACCGCCGTCGAGCTGCTCGTCCGGCTCAGGACCGCCGCACCGCACGCGCGCGTGGTCGGCGTCGAGATCGATCCGGCGCGGGTCGCGGCCGCGAAGCCGTACGAGAGGGAAGGGCTCTCCTTCCGGCACGGCGGCTTCGAGGTCCCGCTGCCGGGCAGGCCCGCCCTGATCCGGGCCGCGAACGTGCTCAGGCAGTACGACGAGGAGCAGGTCGCCGCCGTGTGGGAGCGGCTGTGCGGGCGGCTCGCTCCCGGCGGGCTGCTCGTCGAGGGGACGTGCGACGAGATCGGGCGGCGGCACGTCTGGGTCGCGCTCGGGCCCGAGGGCCCACGCACGGTGACCTTCGCGACCCGCCTCGGATCGCTCGACCGTCCTTCCGACCTCGCCGAGCGCCTGCCCAAGGCGCTGATCCACCGGAACGTGCCGGGCGAGCCCGTGCACGCGTTCCTGCGCGACTTCGACCGCGCCTGGGCCGCCGCCGCGCCCTACGCCTCGTACGGCGCCCGGCAGCGGTGGATCAGAACGGTGCGGGACCTGGCCGCCGACTGGCCGGTGGCGGACCGTCCCGCGCGGTGGCGGCAGGGCGAAGTGACGGTGCGGTGGGAGGCATTGGCGCCGCGTCAGGCGGGTCAGGCGCGTCAGGCGCGCCGGGCTCCTCAGGCCCCTCAGGGGTGA
- the mshA gene encoding D-inositol-3-phosphate glycosyltransferase, which yields MSQYVTRLGRRSPAAPSRLRLPGTHRRPRRVAMLSVHTSPLHQPGTGDAGGMNVYIVELAKRLAAINIEVEIFTRSTTGALPPAVELAPGVLVRHVDAGPYEGLAKEELPAQLCAFTHGVMQAWAGHRPGHYDLVHSHYWLSGHVGWLAAERWGVPLVHAMHTMAKVKNAALAVGDTPEPAARVIGETQIVRAADRLIANTSEEADELVRHYEAEAGKVAVVHPGVNLDRFRPADGRAAARHRLGLPQDALVPLFAGRIQPLKAPDVLLRAVAVLLDQRPELRSNIVVPVVGGPSGSGLAKPEGLQKLAARLGIADVVRFQPPVGQEQLADWFRAASVLVMPSYSESFGLVAIEAQAAGTPVLAASVGGLPVAVRDGETGFLIDGHEPAHYARVLRDFAENPHLVDRMGEAAARHAESFGWDTAASATADVYTAAVHEHRRRVRSHHG from the coding sequence GTGAGCCAGTACGTGACCAGGCTCGGTCGCCGCTCACCGGCGGCACCCAGCAGGCTCCGGCTCCCCGGCACACACCGGCGGCCACGCCGGGTGGCCATGCTGAGCGTGCACACGTCCCCGCTGCACCAGCCGGGGACGGGCGACGCCGGCGGCATGAACGTCTACATCGTGGAGCTGGCCAAGCGCCTCGCGGCGATCAACATCGAGGTCGAGATCTTCACGCGCTCGACGACGGGCGCGCTGCCGCCCGCCGTCGAACTGGCCCCGGGCGTCCTCGTACGTCATGTGGACGCGGGACCGTACGAAGGCCTGGCCAAGGAGGAGCTGCCCGCCCAGCTCTGCGCCTTCACGCACGGCGTCATGCAGGCGTGGGCGGGCCACCGCCCCGGCCACTACGACCTGGTCCACTCGCACTACTGGCTCAGCGGCCACGTCGGCTGGCTGGCCGCCGAGCGCTGGGGCGTGCCCCTTGTGCACGCCATGCACACGATGGCCAAGGTCAAGAACGCGGCGCTCGCGGTGGGCGACACCCCGGAGCCCGCGGCGCGCGTGATCGGCGAGACGCAGATCGTCCGCGCGGCCGACCGCCTGATCGCCAACACCTCCGAAGAGGCCGACGAGCTCGTACGTCACTACGAAGCGGAGGCGGGCAAGGTCGCCGTCGTCCACCCCGGCGTGAACCTCGACCGCTTCCGGCCCGCCGACGGCCGCGCGGCCGCCCGGCACCGCCTGGGCCTCCCGCAGGACGCACTCGTCCCGCTCTTCGCGGGCCGCATCCAGCCCCTGAAGGCCCCGGACGTCCTGCTGCGCGCGGTCGCGGTCCTCCTGGACCAGCGCCCCGAGCTCCGCTCGAACATCGTCGTCCCCGTGGTGGGCGGTCCGAGCGGCAGCGGTCTCGCCAAGCCCGAGGGCCTGCAGAAGCTGGCCGCAAGGCTGGGCATAGCGGACGTGGTCCGCTTCCAGCCGCCGGTGGGCCAGGAGCAGCTCGCGGACTGGTTCAGGGCGGCCTCGGTCCTGGTGATGCCCTCGTACAGCGAGTCCTTCGGCCTGGTCGCCATAGAGGCGCAGGCGGCGGGCACTCCCGTCCTCGCGGCGTCCGTGGGCGGCCTGCCGGTCGCCGTACGCGACGGGGAGACGGGCTTCCTGATCGACGGCCACGAACCGGCCCACTACGCGCGCGTGCTGCGTGATTTCGCCGAGAACCCCCACCTCGTGGACCGCATGGGCGAGGCCGCCGCACGGCACGCGGAATCCTTCGGCTGGGACACGGCCGCGTCCGCCACGGCGGACGTGTACACGGCGGCCGTGCATGAGCACAGGCGTCGCGTACGCTCGCATCATGGCTGA
- a CDS encoding YbjN domain-containing protein: protein MADEARAAEIIEGTLTEADLQWENPEPGSYVVTLPGTRKLSTTLSLKVGKHALTLMAFVIRHPDENDAAVHRWLLERNLRLYGVSYAIDSLGDIYLTAKLPLAAVTPDELDRLLGSVLENADGSFNTLLELGFASAIRKEYAWRVSRGESTRNLDAFTHLTQPQG from the coding sequence ATGGCTGATGAGGCGCGCGCGGCGGAGATCATCGAGGGGACGCTGACGGAGGCGGACCTTCAGTGGGAGAACCCGGAGCCGGGTTCGTACGTGGTGACGCTGCCCGGCACGCGCAAGCTGTCGACGACGCTCTCCCTGAAGGTCGGCAAGCATGCCCTGACGCTGATGGCGTTCGTGATCCGGCACCCCGACGAGAACGACGCCGCGGTCCACCGCTGGCTCCTGGAGCGGAACCTGCGCCTGTACGGCGTGAGTTACGCGATCGACTCCCTCGGCGACATCTACCTCACCGCCAAGCTCCCGCTCGCGGCGGTCACCCCGGACGAGCTGGACCGGCTGCTGGGCTCGGTCCTGGAGAACGCGGACGGCTCCTTCAATACGCTCCTGGAGCTGGGTTTCGCTTCGGCGATCCGCAAGGAGTACGCGTGGCGGGTGTCGCGCGGAGAGTCCACGCGCAACCTGGACGCGTTCACTCACCTGACCCAGCCGCAGGGCTGA
- a CDS encoding glycoside hydrolase family 55 protein: MGMEHPTRRGVLGGAITVAAVAVTGGAASAGTGETPTLWREFKATPYTHPQIPYIARAGARSGARRLPRPQVVANVRDYGARPDGTTDAAPAINRALAEAGARGGGTVVIPPGRYRIDDVIRIAHDNVVLRGAGSTRTTLHATKNLTELIGPYGSRYGGDKSSWSWAGGLIWLCPQSRWETLTTAIKAKAWPFEGWTGNKRDEWQTLTTTAPASRGDRTLRVTDSSRLHPGDLVLLRLADDADHTLLEHMAGGGEGAQAYVWDDKTKLTSYVPYEWPVRITSLKKNTVTLERPLPLDVREEWDPRLTTHAKALTGAGVEALTLEAVQTPQSPHLLDKGYNGVTFQCAYDCWADDIVVRHVDNGFGLVAASACTLRGTRVTGRGAHHPYFCREGSHDNLVEDFRIDERTVPAPSGTQLHGINVEGLSSYNVWTRGVMEMGTFDSHRGMPFANVRTDITVDNNGRHGGDASAGPLFGARFTHWNIRVTNERAGLMKIDGLAPYSATVGINEVREFDQTDVPDFSGDLHSRIELYGTTGVVRPRNLYEAQRELKQEL; this comes from the coding sequence ATGGGCATGGAACACCCCACGAGACGTGGCGTACTGGGCGGTGCGATAACGGTGGCGGCGGTCGCCGTGACCGGCGGGGCAGCAAGCGCGGGGACGGGTGAAACCCCCACCCTCTGGCGGGAGTTCAAGGCAACCCCGTACACGCACCCCCAGATCCCCTACATCGCCCGAGCGGGCGCCCGCTCCGGCGCCCGCCGCCTGCCCCGCCCCCAAGTGGTCGCCAACGTAAGGGACTACGGAGCGCGGCCGGACGGCACGACGGACGCCGCCCCCGCGATCAACCGGGCCCTGGCGGAAGCGGGAGCGAGGGGCGGCGGCACGGTCGTCATCCCGCCCGGCAGGTACCGCATCGACGACGTCATCCGCATCGCCCACGACAACGTGGTGCTCCGCGGGGCAGGCAGCACCCGCACCACACTCCATGCCACGAAGAACCTCACGGAACTGATCGGCCCGTACGGCTCCCGCTACGGCGGGGACAAGTCGAGCTGGTCCTGGGCGGGAGGCCTCATCTGGCTCTGCCCGCAGTCCCGTTGGGAGACGCTGACGACGGCGATCAAGGCGAAGGCGTGGCCCTTCGAAGGCTGGACGGGCAACAAGCGGGACGAGTGGCAGACCCTCACCACGACCGCCCCCGCGAGCCGGGGCGACCGCACCCTCAGGGTCACGGACTCCTCCCGCCTCCACCCGGGCGACCTGGTGCTGCTGCGCCTGGCGGACGACGCGGACCACACGCTCCTGGAGCACATGGCGGGCGGGGGCGAGGGTGCGCAGGCGTACGTGTGGGACGACAAGACCAAGCTCACGTCGTACGTCCCGTACGAGTGGCCGGTGCGCATCACGTCACTGAAGAAGAACACGGTCACGCTGGAGCGCCCGCTCCCTCTCGACGTACGCGAGGAGTGGGACCCGCGCCTGACGACGCACGCAAAGGCACTGACGGGAGCGGGAGTCGAGGCGCTGACCCTGGAGGCGGTTCAGACCCCTCAGTCCCCCCATCTCCTGGACAAGGGCTACAACGGGGTCACGTTCCAGTGCGCGTACGACTGCTGGGCGGACGACATCGTGGTCCGGCACGTGGACAACGGCTTCGGCCTGGTGGCGGCCTCGGCCTGCACCCTGCGGGGCACGCGCGTGACGGGCCGGGGCGCGCACCACCCGTACTTCTGCCGGGAGGGCTCGCACGACAACCTCGTCGAGGACTTCAGGATCGACGAGCGCACGGTCCCGGCGCCTTCGGGCACCCAGCTCCACGGCATCAACGTGGAGGGCCTGTCCTCCTACAACGTCTGGACCCGGGGCGTCATGGAGATGGGCACGTTCGACAGCCACAGGGGCATGCCCTTCGCGAATGTGCGCACGGACATCACGGTCGACAACAACGGCCGCCACGGCGGCGACGCGTCCGCGGGCCCGCTGTTCGGAGCCCGCTTCACGCACTGGAACATCCGCGTCACCAACGAGCGGGCGGGCCTGATGAAGATCGACGGCCTGGCGCCGTACAGCGCCACGGTCGGCATCAACGAGGTCAGGGAGTTCGACCAGACCGACGTACCGGACTTCTCCGGAGACCTGCACTCCCGCATCGAGCTCTACGGGACGACGGGTGTGGTGCGGCCGCGGAACCTGTACGAGGCGCAGAGGGAGCTGAAGCAGGAGCTGTAG